Proteins found in one Geomonas subterranea genomic segment:
- a CDS encoding response regulator, with translation MNKMILLVEDNPDDEALTLRAIRKHMPYGIVVARDGAEALEHLFGTGRRAGGEQAPAPLLVLLDLKLPKVNGLEVLRRMREEAKTRSIPVIVFTSSTEEQDILDSYRLGANSYIRKPVDYGQFCENMKQVMNYWLVVNQLPPHRTCTAA, from the coding sequence GTGAACAAGATGATCCTGCTGGTGGAGGACAATCCTGACGACGAGGCTCTGACCCTTAGGGCGATACGCAAGCACATGCCGTACGGCATCGTGGTGGCGCGTGACGGCGCAGAGGCGCTGGAGCACCTATTCGGCACCGGGCGCAGGGCCGGGGGAGAGCAGGCGCCGGCCCCCCTTTTGGTGCTCCTCGATCTGAAACTGCCCAAGGTGAACGGCCTGGAGGTGCTGCGCCGCATGAGGGAGGAGGCGAAGACCCGCTCCATACCGGTTATCGTGTTCACCTCGTCCACCGAGGAGCAGGATATCCTGGACAGCTACCGCCTGGGGGCCAACAGCTATATCCGCAAGCCGGTCGACTACGGCCAGTTCTGCGAGAACATGAAGCAGGTGATGAACTACTGGTTGGTCGTGAACCAGCTCCCCCCGCACCGGACCTGCACAGCGGCGTGA
- a CDS encoding twin-arginine translocase TatA/TatE family subunit, translated as MFGFGMPELIIILVIVLVVFGAGRLPEIGGALGKSIRNFKKASSGKDEIEIKAGRPDDDKKGS; from the coding sequence ATGTTTGGATTCGGCATGCCGGAGCTCATTATTATCCTGGTGATCGTGCTCGTGGTGTTCGGTGCCGGCCGGCTCCCGGAGATCGGCGGCGCGCTTGGCAAGAGCATCAGGAACTTCAAGAAGGCTTCCAGCGGCAAGGACGAAATTGAGATTAAAGCCGGCCGCCCTGATGACGATAAGAAAGGGAGCTAG